One stretch of Actinacidiphila sp. DG2A-62 DNA includes these proteins:
- the leuA gene encoding 2-isopropylmalate synthase: MSTTPERVGRPTPLTAATVTQRATSMPIHKYGRYEQVDLPDRTWPDARITKAPRWLSTDLRDGNQALIDPMSPARKREMFDLLVRMGYKEIEIGFPASGQTDFDFVRSVIEQDAIPEDVTISVLTQAREELIERTVQALVGAPRATVHLYNATAPVFRRVVFRGSREQVKAIAVDGTRLVMEYADKLLGDDTVFGYQYSPEIFTDTELDFALEVCEGVMDVWQPEDGREIILNLPATVERSTPSTHADRFEWMSRNLTRREHVCLSVHPHNDRGTAVAAAELALMAGADRIEGCLFGQGERTGNVDLVTLGMNLFSQGIDPQIDFSQIDEIRRTAEYCNQMEIHPRHPYAGDLVYTSFSGSHQDAIKKGFEAMEAAASAAGKTVDEIEWAVPYLPIDPKDVGRTYEAVIRVNSQSGKGGVAYVLKNGHKLDLPRRMQIEFSRIIQAKTDSEGGEVTPEQIWSVFQDEYLPTTQNPWGRIALRSASSSTSSDGTDELTVEAVVDGEETTLTGTGNGPISAFFDALASIGVDARLLDYSEHTLSEGASAQAASYIECAIDGRVLWGIGVDPNTTRASLQAVVSAVNRAAR; the protein is encoded by the coding sequence ATGAGCACCACCCCCGAGCGCGTAGGCCGCCCCACCCCCCTGACCGCGGCGACGGTCACACAGCGCGCCACCTCGATGCCGATCCACAAGTACGGCCGCTACGAGCAGGTGGACCTGCCCGACCGCACCTGGCCGGACGCCCGCATCACCAAGGCGCCGCGCTGGCTGTCCACCGACCTGCGCGACGGCAACCAGGCGCTGATCGACCCGATGTCGCCGGCCCGCAAGCGCGAGATGTTCGACCTGCTGGTGCGGATGGGCTACAAGGAGATCGAGATCGGCTTCCCGGCCTCCGGCCAGACCGACTTCGACTTCGTCCGGTCGGTCATCGAGCAGGACGCGATCCCCGAGGACGTCACCATCTCGGTGCTCACCCAGGCCCGCGAGGAGCTGATCGAGCGCACCGTGCAGGCCCTGGTCGGCGCGCCGCGCGCCACCGTGCACCTGTACAACGCCACCGCGCCGGTCTTCCGCCGGGTGGTCTTCCGCGGCAGCCGCGAGCAGGTCAAGGCGATCGCGGTGGACGGCACCCGGCTGGTGATGGAGTACGCCGACAAGCTGCTGGGCGACGACACCGTCTTCGGCTACCAGTACAGCCCGGAGATCTTCACCGACACCGAGCTGGACTTCGCGCTGGAGGTCTGCGAGGGCGTCATGGACGTCTGGCAGCCCGAGGACGGCCGCGAGATCATCCTCAACCTGCCCGCCACCGTGGAGCGTTCGACCCCCTCCACGCACGCCGACCGGTTCGAGTGGATGTCGCGGAACCTGACCCGCCGCGAGCACGTCTGCCTGTCGGTGCACCCGCACAACGACCGCGGCACCGCGGTGGCCGCCGCCGAGCTGGCCCTGATGGCCGGCGCCGACCGCATCGAGGGCTGCCTGTTCGGCCAGGGCGAGCGCACCGGCAACGTCGACCTGGTCACCCTGGGGATGAACCTGTTCAGCCAGGGCATCGACCCGCAGATCGACTTCTCGCAGATCGACGAGATCCGTCGCACCGCCGAGTACTGCAACCAGATGGAGATCCACCCGCGCCACCCCTACGCGGGCGACCTGGTCTACACCTCCTTCTCCGGCTCCCACCAGGACGCCATCAAGAAGGGCTTCGAGGCGATGGAGGCCGCCGCCTCGGCCGCCGGCAAGACCGTCGACGAGATCGAGTGGGCGGTGCCGTACCTGCCGATCGACCCCAAGGACGTCGGCCGCACCTACGAGGCGGTGATCCGGGTCAACTCCCAGTCCGGCAAGGGCGGCGTGGCCTACGTGCTGAAGAACGGCCACAAGCTGGACCTGCCGCGGCGGATGCAGATCGAGTTCTCCCGGATCATCCAGGCCAAGACCGACAGCGAGGGCGGCGAGGTCACCCCGGAGCAGATCTGGTCGGTGTTCCAGGACGAGTACCTGCCGACCACGCAGAACCCCTGGGGCCGCATCGCGCTGCGCTCGGCGTCCTCCTCGACCTCCAGCGACGGCACCGACGAGCTGACCGTCGAGGCCGTGGTGGACGGCGAGGAGACCACGCTGACCGGCACCGGCAACGGACCGATCTCCGCGTTCTTCGACGCGCTGGCCTCGATCGGCGTCGACGCCCGGCTGCTGGACTACTCCGAGCACACGCTCAGCGAGGGCGCCTCCGCGCAGGCCGCCTCGTACATCGAGTGCGCGATCGACGGCCGGGTGCTGTGGGGCATCGGCGTCGACCCCAACACCACCCGCGCCTCGCTGCAGGCGGTGGTCTCCGCCGTCAACCGCGCGGCCCGCTGA
- a CDS encoding M4 family metallopeptidase: MGVFCTIVPPHVLDNLARSTDGALSDPARRTLEHDARQRTRRRLTAVAGPPPGAAAARAAADAASDQPRRAVYDARHKDDLPGKKLRAEGGKPVKDASANRAYDGLGATFETYLKAYGRRSIDGEGLPLTASVHYLEGYNNAFWNGEQMVFGDGDGRIFLDFTIPLDVIGHELTHGVTQYSANLDYHGQSGALNESVSDVFGSLIKQYALGQTADQADWLIGAGLLAPGVRGHALRSMKEPGTAYDDPRLGKDPQPGTMAGYVSTSQDEGGVHINSGIPNHAFYLAAAALGGHAWERAGQVWYDTLTGGSLSSSADFAAFAGATVAAATARYGAGEVADAVKSAWSRVGVEPAAGAAAPVPHQQPGEQAQKA, translated from the coding sequence ATGGGAGTTTTCTGCACGATCGTGCCGCCGCACGTCCTCGACAACCTCGCGCGCTCCACGGACGGAGCGCTGTCGGACCCGGCCCGCCGGACCCTGGAGCACGACGCCCGCCAGCGCACCCGCCGCCGGCTGACCGCGGTGGCCGGCCCGCCGCCGGGGGCCGCCGCCGCGCGCGCCGCCGCGGACGCCGCGTCCGACCAGCCGCGGCGCGCCGTCTACGACGCCCGGCACAAGGACGACCTGCCCGGCAAGAAGCTGCGCGCGGAGGGCGGCAAGCCGGTCAAGGACGCCAGCGCCAACCGCGCCTACGACGGGCTCGGCGCGACCTTCGAGACGTACCTGAAGGCGTACGGACGCCGCTCCATCGACGGCGAGGGCCTGCCGCTGACCGCCAGCGTCCACTACCTGGAGGGCTACAACAACGCCTTCTGGAACGGCGAGCAGATGGTGTTCGGCGACGGCGACGGCCGGATCTTCCTCGACTTCACCATCCCGCTGGACGTCATCGGGCACGAGCTGACCCACGGCGTCACCCAGTACAGCGCCAACCTCGACTACCACGGCCAGTCCGGCGCGCTCAACGAGTCGGTCTCGGACGTCTTCGGCAGCCTGATCAAGCAGTACGCGCTGGGGCAGACCGCGGACCAGGCGGACTGGCTGATCGGCGCGGGGCTGCTCGCGCCGGGCGTCAGGGGCCACGCGCTGCGCTCGATGAAGGAGCCCGGCACCGCCTACGACGACCCGCGCCTGGGCAAGGACCCGCAGCCGGGCACGATGGCCGGCTACGTCAGCACGTCCCAGGACGAGGGCGGCGTGCACATCAACTCCGGCATCCCCAACCACGCCTTCTACCTGGCCGCCGCGGCGCTGGGCGGGCACGCGTGGGAGCGCGCGGGCCAGGTCTGGTACGACACGCTGACCGGCGGCTCGCTCTCCTCCTCGGCCGACTTCGCGGCCTTCGCCGGCGCCACGGTCGCCGCGGCGACGGCGCGCTACGGTGCGGGCGAGGTGGCCGACGCGGTGAAGTCCGCGTGGTCGCGGGTGGGGGTCGAGCCCGCGGCCGGCGCCGCGGCGCCGGTGCCGCACCAGCAGCCGGGGGAGCAGGCGCAGAAGGCGTGA
- a CDS encoding protealysin inhibitor emfourin: MHIEVVRSGGFAGIPRRAALDTEGRPDAARLESLARAALAAPPPAGRPVPDGFAYTITAGPRTVHCADPHLTAAQRVLISELLGEGA; encoded by the coding sequence ATGCACATCGAGGTGGTCCGCTCCGGCGGCTTCGCGGGCATCCCGCGCCGGGCCGCGCTCGACACCGAGGGCCGTCCGGACGCGGCCCGGCTGGAGTCCCTCGCCCGCGCCGCCCTGGCCGCCCCTCCCCCGGCCGGCCGTCCCGTCCCCGACGGTTTCGCGTACACCATCACCGCGGGTCCGCGTACCGTCCACTGCGCCGACCCGCACCTCACCGCGGCGCAGCGCGTCCTGATAAGCGAGCTTCTCGGCGAGGGGGCGTAG
- a CDS encoding aldo/keto reductase, with protein MEYLKLGATGLEVSRICLGCMSYGAKDRGTHPWVLEEEDSRPFLRQALDAGINFFDTANVYSDGTSEEIVGRALKDFAARDDIVLATKVHGRMRPGANGGGLSRKAILTEIDHSLRRLGTDYVDLYQIHRFDPTTPVEETMEALHDVVKAGKARYIGASSMYAWQFAKMQHAAERHGWTRFVSMQNHYNLLYREEEREMLPLCADQGVGVIPWSPLARGRLTRPWDTVSARSETDEFGKSLYQEGDRRIVDAVAEVAAERGVSPARIALAWLLRQPAVTSPIVGATKARHLEDAVAAVDVVLSDDEAKRLEEHYTPRGIAGHA; from the coding sequence GTGGAATACCTGAAGCTGGGCGCTACGGGCCTTGAGGTCTCGCGGATCTGCCTGGGCTGCATGAGCTACGGGGCCAAGGACCGCGGCACCCACCCGTGGGTGCTGGAGGAGGAGGACAGCCGGCCGTTCCTGCGGCAGGCGCTGGACGCGGGGATCAACTTCTTCGACACCGCGAACGTCTACTCCGACGGCACCAGCGAGGAGATCGTCGGCCGGGCGCTGAAGGACTTCGCGGCGCGCGACGACATCGTGCTGGCGACGAAGGTGCACGGCAGGATGCGCCCGGGCGCGAACGGCGGCGGCCTGTCCCGCAAGGCGATCCTCACCGAGATCGACCACAGCCTGCGCCGGCTCGGCACCGACTACGTCGACCTCTACCAGATCCACCGGTTCGACCCGACCACGCCGGTCGAGGAGACGATGGAGGCGCTGCACGACGTGGTGAAGGCCGGCAAGGCCCGCTACATCGGGGCGAGTTCGATGTACGCGTGGCAGTTCGCCAAGATGCAGCACGCCGCCGAGCGGCACGGCTGGACCCGCTTCGTGTCCATGCAGAACCACTACAACCTGCTCTACCGCGAGGAGGAGCGGGAGATGCTGCCGCTGTGCGCGGACCAGGGCGTCGGCGTGATCCCGTGGAGCCCGCTGGCCCGCGGCCGGCTCACCCGGCCGTGGGACACGGTCAGCGCGCGCAGCGAGACCGACGAGTTCGGCAAGTCGCTCTACCAGGAGGGCGACCGGCGCATCGTGGACGCGGTCGCCGAGGTGGCCGCGGAGCGCGGCGTCTCCCCCGCGCGGATCGCGCTGGCCTGGCTGCTGCGGCAGCCCGCCGTGACCTCGCCGATCGTCGGCGCGACCAAGGCGCGGCACCTGGAGGACGCGGTCGCCGCGGTGGACGTCGTGCTGAGCGACGACGAGGCGAAGCGGCTGGAGGAGCACTACACGCCGCGCGGCATCGCGGGCCACGCCTGA
- a CDS encoding ABC transporter ATP-binding protein, whose translation MFAVEVSGVTVRRGDRRILNAVDLALPEGITALLGPNGSGKTTLLRTLVNDMERESGSVSVHGHDFSTGNGRSALPRTVGYLPQTFDFWPHFTVRETLLYIAWIKGVPRRDRMSEAQRAGEAFGLGRHMDARMKTLSGGTVRRVGIAQAVLGGPRLLLLDEPAAGLDPAQRAAMREAVVALAAQGRSVVLSTHLVDDLADYCRHVVVLRGGRVAFSGTASAFLRLGGDPLSGGTAEAAYAAALLGPGAGPRAAAAAGTEGDGRAR comes from the coding sequence GTGTTTGCCGTCGAAGTCTCAGGAGTGACCGTACGCCGTGGCGACCGGAGAATATTGAATGCCGTCGATCTCGCCCTTCCCGAGGGAATCACCGCACTCCTGGGGCCGAACGGATCAGGAAAGACCACACTCCTGCGGACGCTGGTGAACGACATGGAACGCGAGAGTGGGAGCGTCAGCGTCCATGGCCACGATTTCTCGACCGGAAACGGCAGATCCGCCCTGCCGAGGACCGTCGGATACCTTCCCCAGACCTTCGACTTCTGGCCGCATTTCACGGTCCGCGAAACGCTGCTCTATATCGCGTGGATCAAGGGCGTGCCGAGACGGGACCGCATGTCCGAGGCACAGCGGGCCGGCGAGGCGTTCGGTCTCGGTCGGCACATGGACGCGCGCATGAAGACGCTGTCGGGCGGCACCGTGCGGCGCGTGGGGATCGCCCAGGCGGTGCTGGGAGGACCGCGGCTCCTCCTGCTCGACGAGCCGGCGGCCGGCCTCGACCCGGCGCAGCGCGCCGCCATGCGCGAGGCCGTCGTCGCTCTCGCCGCGCAGGGGCGAAGCGTCGTGCTGAGCACCCACCTGGTCGACGATCTGGCCGATTACTGCCGGCACGTCGTCGTCCTGCGGGGCGGCCGCGTCGCCTTCTCCGGCACGGCGTCGGCGTTCCTGCGGCTGGGCGGCGACCCGCTGTCCGGCGGCACGGCCGAGGCGGCGTACGCGGCGGCGCTGCTCGGGCCCGGTGCGGGGCCCAGGGCCGCAGCAGCGGCCGGAACCGAGGGGGACGGCCGTGCGCGCTAG
- a CDS encoding MFS transporter, translated as MRKWLPLVAICLGAFILLVDVTIVNVALPRMADDLNASFSSLQWVIDVYALALAALLMAAGSLADLFGHRRLYVAGLTVFALASLACALSPNAAALITARAVQGVGGAAMFATSAALVSATYAGRDRGVAFGVWGAVNGAAAAAGPIVGGLLTQGFGWQAIFLVNLPIAVAAVALTLKVLPVGGRGAGRLDVPGALVFTVAAASLTYALIRGGEHGWGDGQSVAAFVLAGVAAVVFVPVELRSAHPMLDLALLRRPAFSGLLAGALLYQLAAFSGLVFISLWLQDVLGLSPVRGGLALMPLAGTAFVVAGAAGRHTHRFAPRVPIGGGMLLIGAGSLLLWASVHASSGQTALFAGLAVSGVGVGLATPVLVSAAVESVPPARAGMAGAAVNTFRQLGMTLGIALLGAVFSDRVRAAAPDLHAGYASGIDRVALWSAIAATVAAVAVLAAVRTPAPAAHPATPRGGSGAPEAAPPPATRTR; from the coding sequence ATGCGCAAGTGGCTGCCCCTGGTGGCGATATGCCTCGGCGCCTTCATCCTGCTGGTCGACGTCACGATCGTGAACGTCGCGCTGCCGCGGATGGCGGACGACCTGAACGCGTCGTTCTCCTCGCTGCAGTGGGTGATCGACGTCTACGCGCTGGCGCTGGCCGCGCTGCTCATGGCCGCGGGCTCGCTCGCCGACCTCTTCGGCCACCGCCGGCTCTACGTCGCCGGGCTCACCGTCTTCGCGCTCGCCTCGCTGGCCTGCGCGCTGTCGCCGAACGCCGCGGCGCTGATCACCGCGCGGGCGGTGCAGGGCGTGGGCGGCGCGGCGATGTTCGCGACCTCGGCGGCCCTGGTGTCCGCGACCTACGCCGGACGCGACCGCGGCGTCGCCTTCGGCGTGTGGGGCGCGGTCAACGGCGCCGCCGCCGCGGCCGGGCCGATCGTCGGCGGCCTGCTCACCCAGGGCTTCGGCTGGCAGGCGATCTTCCTGGTCAACCTGCCGATCGCGGTGGCCGCCGTGGCGCTGACGCTGAAGGTGCTGCCGGTCGGCGGGCGCGGCGCCGGGCGGCTGGACGTGCCGGGCGCGCTGGTCTTCACCGTCGCCGCCGCCTCGCTCACCTATGCGCTGATCCGCGGCGGCGAGCACGGCTGGGGCGACGGGCAGAGCGTCGCCGCGTTCGTGCTGGCCGGGGTGGCCGCGGTGGTCTTCGTACCGGTCGAACTGCGCTCGGCGCACCCGATGCTGGACCTCGCGCTGCTGCGCCGGCCCGCGTTCTCCGGGCTGCTGGCCGGTGCGCTGCTTTACCAACTGGCCGCGTTCAGCGGGCTGGTGTTCATCTCGCTGTGGCTGCAGGACGTGCTCGGGCTCAGCCCGGTGCGCGGCGGCCTGGCGCTGATGCCGCTGGCCGGCACGGCGTTCGTGGTGGCCGGCGCGGCCGGCCGGCACACGCACCGGTTCGCGCCGCGGGTGCCCATCGGCGGCGGGATGCTGCTGATCGGCGCGGGATCGCTGCTGCTGTGGGCGTCGGTGCACGCCTCGTCCGGGCAGACCGCGCTGTTCGCCGGGCTCGCGGTGAGCGGCGTCGGCGTGGGCCTGGCCACGCCCGTGCTGGTCTCGGCGGCGGTCGAGTCCGTCCCGCCGGCCCGCGCGGGGATGGCCGGCGCGGCGGTCAACACCTTCCGGCAGCTCGGCATGACGCTCGGCATCGCGCTGCTGGGCGCGGTCTTCTCCGACCGGGTCCGCGCCGCGGCCCCCGACCTGCACGCCGGCTACGCCTCGGGCATCGACCGGGTCGCCCTGTGGTCCGCGATCGCGGCGACGGTCGCGGCGGTCGCGGTCCTCGCCGCCGTCCGCACCCCCGCGCCGGCGGCCCACCCGGCCACCCCGCGGGGCGGCTCCGGGGCCCCCGAGGCCGCCCCGCCCCCGGCGACCCGCACCCGCTGA
- a CDS encoding Lrp/AsnC family transcriptional regulator has translation MRSDDPWNLMHGFDSLDRSIAQALQIDGRAPFSRIAQVLGVSDQTVARRYARLRGSGAVRVLGLPDPLRLGITPWLVRVRCTPDAAGSVAEALARRADTRWVSLISGGTEISCMVHGAEPGQGDALLLQKLPRTPRVVQVSAHALLHVFFGRELSPVSRSGPLGPAELAALAPEDGRRADAWQSASEVGDPVPLGPGDLRLFDALAVDGRAPAAELAEATGWSQTTVRRRMSELRALGALYFDLDLAAGALAPEAMRVGLWLDVEPARLAEVGAAMARHHEVAFVAATTGTANVYASVSCKDPGSLYRYVTGPVAALPGIRRAETAPVHRNLKGAGPHYAPRRDHPDRA, from the coding sequence ATGAGATCCGACGATCCCTGGAATCTGATGCACGGATTCGACAGCCTCGACCGGAGCATCGCGCAGGCGCTGCAGATCGACGGCCGGGCGCCGTTCAGCCGGATCGCGCAGGTCCTGGGCGTCTCCGACCAGACCGTCGCCCGGCGCTACGCGCGGCTGCGCGGCAGCGGCGCGGTCCGGGTGCTGGGTTTGCCCGATCCACTGCGGCTGGGCATCACCCCGTGGCTGGTACGGGTGCGCTGCACGCCGGACGCGGCGGGTTCGGTCGCCGAGGCGCTGGCGCGGCGCGCGGACACCCGCTGGGTCAGCCTCATCTCCGGCGGCACCGAGATCTCCTGCATGGTGCACGGCGCCGAGCCCGGCCAGGGCGACGCGCTGCTGCTGCAGAAGCTGCCGCGCACGCCGCGGGTGGTGCAGGTGTCCGCGCACGCGCTGCTGCACGTCTTCTTCGGCCGCGAGCTGAGCCCGGTGAGCCGGTCGGGGCCGCTCGGCCCGGCCGAGCTGGCGGCGCTGGCGCCCGAGGACGGCCGCCGCGCGGACGCGTGGCAGAGCGCCTCCGAGGTGGGCGACCCGGTGCCGCTCGGGCCCGGCGATCTGCGGCTGTTCGACGCGCTCGCGGTGGACGGCCGCGCGCCGGCCGCGGAGCTGGCCGAGGCGACCGGCTGGTCGCAGACGACGGTCCGCCGCCGGATGTCGGAACTGCGCGCCCTGGGCGCGCTCTACTTCGATCTGGACCTGGCCGCGGGGGCGCTCGCGCCGGAGGCGATGCGGGTCGGGCTGTGGCTGGACGTCGAGCCCGCCCGGCTGGCCGAGGTCGGCGCGGCGATGGCCCGGCACCACGAGGTGGCGTTCGTCGCCGCCACGACCGGCACGGCGAACGTCTACGCCTCGGTGAGCTGCAAGGACCCCGGCTCGCTCTACCGCTACGTGACCGGTCCGGTCGCCGCGCTGCCCGGCATCCGCCGCGCCGAGACCGCGCCGGTGCACCGCAACCTCAAGGGCGCGGGACCGCACTACGCGCCGCGCCGCGACCACCCCGACCGGGCCTGA
- the era gene encoding GTPase Era produces the protein MSARTPSHRSGFACFVGRPNAGKSTLTNALVGQKVAITSNRPQTTRHTVRGIVHRPDAQLVLVDTPGLHKPRTLLGERLNDVVRATWAEVDVIGFCLPADQKLGPGDTYIARELAGVKKTPKVAVVTKTDLVDAERLATQLMAVDKVGRDLGIEWAEIVPVSAVSGAQVGLLADLLVPLLPEGPALYAEGDLTDEPEQVMVAELIREAALEGVRDELPHSIAVVVEEMVPREGRPADRPLLDIHANLYIERPSQKGIVIGPKGARLKDVGTTSRRQIEALLGTPVFLDLHVKVAKDWQRDPKQLRKLGF, from the coding sequence ATGAGCGCTCGCACCCCTTCCCACCGGTCCGGTTTCGCCTGTTTCGTCGGGCGGCCCAACGCCGGCAAGTCGACCCTGACGAACGCTCTGGTCGGCCAGAAGGTGGCGATCACCTCCAACCGGCCGCAGACCACCCGGCACACCGTGCGGGGCATCGTGCACCGCCCGGACGCCCAGCTCGTCCTGGTCGACACCCCGGGCCTGCACAAGCCGCGCACGCTGCTCGGCGAGCGGCTCAACGACGTGGTCCGCGCCACCTGGGCCGAGGTCGACGTGATCGGCTTCTGCCTGCCCGCGGACCAGAAGCTGGGCCCCGGCGACACCTACATCGCCCGCGAGCTGGCCGGCGTCAAGAAGACGCCGAAGGTCGCGGTGGTCACCAAGACCGACCTGGTCGACGCCGAGCGGCTGGCGACGCAGCTGATGGCCGTCGACAAGGTGGGCCGGGACCTCGGCATCGAGTGGGCGGAGATCGTGCCGGTCTCGGCGGTGAGCGGCGCGCAGGTGGGCCTGCTCGCCGACCTGCTGGTGCCGCTGCTGCCCGAGGGCCCCGCGCTCTACGCCGAGGGCGACCTCACCGACGAGCCGGAGCAGGTGATGGTGGCCGAGCTGATCCGGGAGGCGGCGCTGGAAGGCGTGCGCGACGAACTGCCGCACTCCATCGCGGTCGTCGTGGAGGAGATGGTGCCGCGCGAGGGCCGTCCCGCCGACCGCCCGCTGCTCGACATCCACGCCAACCTCTACATCGAGCGGCCCAGCCAGAAGGGCATCGTCATCGGCCCGAAGGGCGCGCGGCTGAAGGACGTCGGCACCACGTCGCGCCGGCAGATCGAGGCGCTGCTGGGCACGCCGGTCTTCCTCGACCTGCACGTGAAGGTCGCGAAGGACTGGCAGCGCGACCCCAAGCAGCTGCGCAAGCTCGGGTTCTGA